The following are encoded in a window of Amycolatopsis lexingtonensis genomic DNA:
- a CDS encoding YcaO-like family protein, with amino-acid sequence MTVAPPKDDRTGPPVLLEGTIRDRTPERTWELVRPRLRDYGITRVAELTGLDTIGMPVYMAVRPLGHTLGVSQGKGATPLLAKVSAVMEAIEYQICEQFQPTGTVVATAAELGLPYATTEITPLRQSLVSDRFPLQWVPATLLHDATPSYVPLHAIALDGISDDRWRPRTLFSTTNGLASGNTLAEATVHALLEVVERFSCAAMAKTPIRRRNVVDLDSLPACWSKDLIDRMRADDFWVEVVECSAVPGTSTFAVYVWRADMPSLYAGSGCHVLPELALQRALTEAVQSRMSVISGMREDIGKVGYRGVRNPIDPPAVEPNRTWADVTPGLADPATPSARLVEWLTGQVTARSGRPVLRVDLTPPGEVFAVCKVVVPGLPELHHEANEELPRPAPETEVARP; translated from the coding sequence ATGACCGTCGCGCCGCCGAAGGACGACCGCACCGGCCCCCCGGTGCTGCTCGAGGGCACGATCCGCGACCGGACGCCGGAACGGACCTGGGAGCTCGTGCGCCCGCGGCTGCGGGACTACGGCATCACCAGGGTGGCCGAACTGACCGGCCTCGACACCATCGGCATGCCGGTCTACATGGCCGTCCGGCCGCTGGGGCACACCTTGGGCGTCAGCCAGGGCAAGGGCGCGACACCGTTGCTGGCCAAGGTTTCGGCGGTCATGGAGGCCATCGAATACCAGATCTGCGAACAGTTCCAGCCCACCGGCACCGTCGTCGCGACCGCCGCCGAGCTCGGCCTGCCGTACGCGACGACCGAAATCACCCCGCTCCGGCAGTCCCTCGTCTCGGACCGCTTCCCGCTGCAGTGGGTGCCCGCGACCCTCCTCCACGACGCGACGCCGTCTTACGTGCCGCTGCACGCGATCGCGCTGGACGGGATCAGCGACGACCGGTGGCGCCCGCGCACGCTGTTCAGCACCACCAACGGGCTCGCGAGCGGGAACACCCTCGCCGAAGCCACCGTCCACGCGCTCCTGGAAGTCGTGGAGCGGTTTTCCTGCGCGGCCATGGCGAAAACGCCCATCCGCCGGCGCAACGTCGTCGACCTGGACAGCCTGCCCGCGTGCTGGAGCAAGGACCTCATCGACCGGATGCGCGCCGACGACTTCTGGGTCGAAGTCGTGGAATGCTCGGCGGTGCCGGGCACGTCGACCTTCGCCGTCTACGTGTGGCGCGCGGACATGCCGAGCCTGTACGCCGGATCGGGCTGCCACGTGCTCCCGGAGCTCGCGCTGCAGCGGGCGCTGACGGAGGCGGTGCAGAGCCGGATGTCGGTGATCAGCGGGATGCGCGAGGACATCGGGAAGGTCGGCTACCGCGGCGTCCGCAACCCGATCGACCCGCCTGCCGTCGAACCGAACCGGACCTGGGCGGACGTCACGCCGGGCCTCGCCGACCCGGCCACGCCGTCGGCGCGGCTCGTCGAGTGGCTGACCGGCCAGGTGACCGCGAGATCCGGGCGCCCGGTGCTCCGGGTCGACCTCACACCGCCCGGCGAGGTCTTCGCGGTCTGCAAGGTCGTGGTGCCCGGCCTGCCCGAACTGCACCACGAGGCGAACGAAGAGCTGCCGCGCCCGGCCCCCGAAACGGAGGTGGCGCGGCCATGA
- a CDS encoding TfuA-like protein, translated as MTVHVFAGPSLTGSAVLDLDGVCWHPPVAHGDLYRVRTAPGDSVLIVDGLYQHTAPARNKEILELHTRGIPVYGAASIGALRACEHLGHGMAGLGTVFGWYRDGRLFSDADVALMHGDADVGYRAFTHALVSVLSVTDRLVAAGRLGEPAAESIVEVARSVHFGSRTDAVLIAAADRAGGLGDPMRTVLAELDPARLGDIKRLDAEHAVREVLAGTAPDPLADAVAVPDLTDMREWRLLHTPATADPEGPTMLQVLTYAQLFRPDYPELHTRYVFGRLKPEYPGLRDTDAAPDWLSALPRDELVARGVLSEAEAGRFSPAELLERVLVRTFRLRSGRLVYEQFPAELTPELTALATECGAVLELNEHAQRRNPAYHPEDLPERLIDSAFTALWAVEDLSIHALDRGFRTVEEFREQARPFFIAARAAVAMKTPA; from the coding sequence ATGACCGTCCACGTGTTCGCCGGTCCTTCGCTGACCGGCTCGGCGGTGCTGGACCTGGACGGCGTCTGCTGGCACCCGCCGGTCGCGCACGGCGACCTCTACCGCGTCCGCACGGCGCCCGGCGACAGCGTCCTGATCGTCGACGGGCTGTACCAGCACACGGCACCCGCGCGGAACAAGGAGATCCTCGAACTCCACACCCGCGGCATCCCGGTCTACGGGGCGGCCAGCATCGGCGCCCTGCGCGCGTGCGAACACCTCGGGCACGGCATGGCGGGGCTGGGGACGGTGTTCGGGTGGTACCGGGACGGCCGGCTGTTCTCCGACGCCGACGTCGCGCTCATGCACGGCGACGCGGACGTCGGCTACCGGGCTTTCACCCACGCGCTGGTGAGCGTCCTCAGCGTCACCGACCGGCTGGTGGCAGCGGGCCGGCTCGGCGAACCGGCCGCCGAGTCCATTGTGGAGGTCGCGCGCTCGGTGCACTTCGGCTCCCGCACGGACGCGGTCCTGATCGCGGCGGCCGACCGCGCCGGCGGGCTGGGCGACCCGATGCGCACGGTCCTCGCCGAACTTGACCCGGCCCGGCTGGGCGACATCAAGCGCCTCGACGCCGAGCACGCCGTCCGGGAAGTCCTGGCGGGAACCGCGCCGGACCCGCTGGCGGACGCGGTCGCCGTCCCGGACCTCACCGACATGCGCGAGTGGCGCCTCCTGCACACGCCGGCCACGGCCGACCCCGAGGGGCCGACGATGCTGCAAGTGCTGACGTACGCGCAGCTGTTCCGGCCGGACTACCCCGAGCTGCACACGCGGTACGTGTTCGGCAGGCTGAAGCCGGAATACCCGGGGCTCCGGGACACCGACGCGGCGCCGGACTGGCTGAGCGCGTTGCCGAGGGACGAACTCGTCGCCCGCGGCGTGCTGAGCGAAGCCGAGGCCGGGCGGTTTTCCCCGGCGGAGCTGCTGGAACGGGTGCTCGTGCGCACGTTCCGGTTGCGCTCGGGCCGGCTGGTGTACGAGCAGTTCCCGGCCGAGCTGACGCCGGAGCTGACCGCGCTGGCCACGGAATGCGGCGCGGTGCTCGAGCTTAACGAGCACGCCCAGCGGCGCAATCCGGCTTACCACCCGGAGGACCTGCCGGAGCGGCTGATCGACTCCGCGTTCACGGCGCTGTGGGCGGTCGAAGACCTGTCGATCCACGCCCTCGACCGCGGCTTCCGTACGGTGGAGGAGTTTCGTGAGCAGGCGCGCCCGTTCTTCATCGCCGCGCGCGCCGCGGTGGCGATGAAGACCCCCGCCTGA
- a CDS encoding MFS transporter, giving the protein MSLGAYRAVLAIPRVRGFFSASLVARLPTGMRAVACLLLISETTGSYTMAGAVSGVLGVAESAGVLVLARQADRWGQRPVVLGSLAVHVVALVSLVAAVSSELPAWTYFTAAVVAGLATAPYGSFVRARWAAAAESPDDLRTAYAMEAVFDEIFYIVGPLLAVALATRVWPGSALLAAAVLVSAGGLALASQRRTEPAPGPHAGSVTDQILRVGGMWVVASVCFFLGTYVGALDPAMIAFADGHGAPGLAGVLLASLTVASMLAGIGFGARKWSWSQPRLLVAVTTLLCACTVPPVFAGDIGVMLGCAFVAGLGIAPVTVTAATLVSSLVARSALNTGFAVTGSATGLGIAAGAAVSGALIDSHGITWAFLFTTVTTGAGIVVSLLGRHLLEAPPREVTGERPAPVGR; this is encoded by the coding sequence GTGTCCCTCGGCGCCTACCGCGCGGTCCTCGCGATCCCGCGGGTGCGCGGGTTCTTCTCCGCGAGCCTCGTCGCTCGGCTGCCGACCGGCATGCGGGCCGTGGCGTGCCTCTTGCTGATCTCGGAAACGACCGGTTCGTACACAATGGCCGGTGCCGTCTCGGGCGTCCTCGGTGTCGCGGAGTCGGCCGGCGTGCTGGTGCTCGCCCGCCAGGCCGACCGGTGGGGCCAGCGGCCGGTCGTCCTCGGCTCGCTGGCCGTGCACGTCGTGGCCCTCGTCTCGCTCGTCGCGGCGGTCAGCTCGGAACTGCCCGCCTGGACGTACTTCACGGCGGCGGTGGTGGCCGGGCTCGCGACCGCGCCGTACGGGTCGTTCGTCCGCGCCCGCTGGGCGGCGGCCGCCGAGTCGCCCGACGACCTGCGGACGGCCTACGCGATGGAGGCCGTCTTCGACGAGATCTTCTACATCGTCGGGCCGCTGCTGGCGGTGGCCCTCGCGACCCGCGTCTGGCCGGGCAGCGCGCTGCTCGCGGCGGCCGTCCTGGTCTCGGCGGGCGGTCTCGCGCTCGCGTCCCAGCGGCGGACCGAGCCCGCGCCCGGCCCCCACGCCGGGTCCGTCACCGACCAGATCCTGCGCGTCGGCGGGATGTGGGTGGTCGCCTCGGTGTGCTTCTTCCTCGGCACCTACGTCGGCGCCCTGGACCCCGCGATGATCGCCTTCGCCGACGGGCACGGCGCGCCGGGCCTCGCCGGCGTGCTGCTGGCGTCGCTCACCGTGGCCAGCATGCTCGCCGGGATCGGCTTCGGGGCCCGCAAGTGGTCGTGGTCCCAGCCGCGCCTGCTGGTGGCGGTGACGACGCTGCTCTGCGCCTGCACGGTCCCGCCGGTGTTCGCCGGCGACATCGGCGTGATGCTCGGGTGCGCGTTCGTGGCCGGGCTCGGGATCGCGCCGGTGACGGTCACGGCCGCCACCCTGGTCTCGTCCCTGGTCGCCCGGTCGGCGCTCAACACCGGGTTCGCCGTCACGGGCAGCGCGACCGGCCTGGGCATCGCGGCCGGCGCGGCGGTGAGCGGCGCCCTGATCGACAGCCACGGGATCACCTGGGCGTTCTTGTTCACCACGGTGACGACCGGCGCGGGAATCGTCGTGAGTCTCCTCGGCCGGCACCTGCTCGAAGCCCCGCCGCGGGAGGTGACCGGCGAGCGCCCGGCACCCGTGGGCCGGTAG
- a CDS encoding NAD(P)/FAD-dependent oxidoreductase gives MNDVTGAARTFDVVVVGNGALGQSLALVLARRGVDVALLGEPHRPFAASTAAGAMLGCFGEVTEALVSSDHGRAKLDLDVQAAKLWPEWAAELADDTAENVHSADGTVVILNAIGVPGIDDANYTAIREELRRYDEPHEDVDPAEIDWLDPDPGARPLRAMFIPGEHAVNSAALLVQLQRAFVRAGGTVIAEQAARVVHAEGKATGVVLDSGTTLSAAHVVLAAGARSQDVLETVPEIAAQVPPLVSGYGLSVLLRPPDKSGPRSVIRTPNRAFACGLHVVPRATGEVYVGATNIISATPVDTPVLGDVHFLLDCVHRQVRRDLYGADILKIQVGNRPVALDGFPLLGEAGLAGLWMMTGTYRDGLHLSPLLAKEMAARILGETPALDLDRFRPLRQPIQTATREEIVATTATHVLATGYEYDWYTPTFWPQFLEKNLPGILTQAAEEIHPTLTPPPELLDVARTDPTLRKLLQEYYAACAA, from the coding sequence ATGAACGATGTGACAGGAGCCGCGCGGACTTTTGATGTTGTCGTCGTCGGCAACGGCGCACTCGGGCAATCTCTGGCGCTCGTCCTGGCCCGGCGCGGCGTTGACGTCGCCCTGCTCGGGGAGCCCCACCGGCCGTTCGCCGCCTCGACGGCCGCCGGCGCGATGCTCGGCTGCTTCGGCGAAGTGACCGAAGCACTGGTGAGCAGCGACCACGGCCGGGCCAAGCTCGATCTCGACGTCCAAGCGGCGAAACTCTGGCCGGAATGGGCCGCCGAACTCGCCGACGATACTGCGGAAAACGTACACAGTGCCGACGGAACCGTCGTAATCCTCAACGCCATCGGCGTTCCGGGAATCGATGACGCGAACTACACGGCGATACGTGAAGAACTGCGGCGCTACGACGAGCCGCACGAGGACGTCGACCCGGCGGAAATCGATTGGCTCGACCCGGATCCCGGGGCGCGGCCGTTGCGGGCCATGTTCATCCCGGGCGAGCACGCGGTGAACTCCGCCGCGCTCCTCGTCCAGCTGCAGCGGGCTTTCGTCCGCGCCGGCGGCACGGTCATCGCCGAGCAGGCGGCCCGCGTGGTGCACGCCGAAGGCAAGGCGACCGGCGTCGTCCTGGACTCCGGCACCACGCTGTCGGCCGCGCACGTCGTGCTCGCCGCCGGCGCCCGGTCCCAGGACGTCCTCGAAACCGTGCCGGAGATCGCCGCGCAGGTACCGCCACTGGTCAGCGGGTACGGCCTGTCGGTCCTGCTGCGGCCACCCGACAAGAGCGGCCCGCGCAGCGTCATCCGGACCCCGAACCGGGCGTTCGCCTGCGGCCTGCACGTCGTCCCGCGCGCCACCGGCGAGGTCTACGTCGGCGCGACCAACATCATCTCCGCGACGCCGGTCGACACGCCGGTGCTCGGCGACGTCCACTTCCTGCTGGACTGCGTCCACCGCCAGGTCCGCCGCGACCTCTACGGCGCCGACATCCTCAAGATCCAGGTCGGCAACCGCCCGGTCGCCCTCGACGGCTTCCCGCTGCTCGGCGAAGCCGGCCTCGCCGGACTGTGGATGATGACCGGCACCTACCGCGACGGCCTGCACCTCTCCCCGCTGCTGGCCAAGGAAATGGCCGCGCGCATCCTCGGCGAGACCCCCGCACTGGACCTGGACCGGTTCCGTCCGCTGCGGCAGCCGATCCAGACGGCGACCCGCGAAGAGATCGTCGCGACGACCGCCACGCACGTGCTCGCCACCGGGTACGAGTACGACTGGTACACCCCGACGTTCTGGCCGCAGTTCCTGGAGAAGAACCTGCCCGGGATCCTGACCCAGGCGGCCGAGGAGATCCACCCGACCTTGACCCCGCCGCCCGAGCTGCTGGACGTCGCGCGGACCGACCCGACGCTGCGCAAGCTGCTGCAGGAGTACTACGCGGCCTGCGCCGCCTGA
- a CDS encoding NAD(P)/FAD-dependent oxidoreductase: MNAAVAATRSFDAIVVGNGALGQSLALVLARRGVRVALLGEPHRPFAASAAAGAMLGCFGEITETLVSSDHGRAKLDLDVRAAKLWPEWAAELADDSTENVHTADGTVVILNAIGVPGIDDANYSAMRAELRRYEEPHEDVDPGEIDWLDPDPGARPLRAMFIPGEHAVNAAALLSQLQRAFLRAGGTVIAEQAARVVHDGGRATGVVLDSGTELSAAHVVLAAGARSQDVLDTVPEIAAQVPPLVSGYGLSVLLRPPDKSGPRSVIRTPNRAFACGLHVVPRATGEVYVGATNIISATPVDTPVVRDVHFLLDCVHRQVRRDLYGADVLKIQVGNRPIALDGFPLLGEAGLDGLWMMTGTYRDGLHLSPLLAKEMARRLLGDAPELDLDAFRPLRKPIQTATREEIVATTTTHLLATGYECDWYTPTFWPQLIEKNLPALLTKVAEDIHPTRTPPPELLDEARTDPTLRKLLQEYYAACD; encoded by the coding sequence ATGAATGCAGCGGTAGCGGCCACCCGGTCCTTTGATGCCATTGTCGTCGGGAACGGTGCGCTCGGTCAGTCCTTGGCGTTGGTGCTGGCCCGGCGGGGCGTGCGCGTCGCCCTGCTCGGCGAGCCCCACCGGCCGTTCGCCGCCTCGGCCGCGGCCGGCGCGATGCTGGGCTGTTTCGGCGAAATCACCGAAACCCTGGTCAGCAGCGACCACGGCCGGGCCAAGCTCGATCTCGACGTCCGAGCGGCGAAACTCTGGCCGGAATGGGCCGCCGAACTCGCCGATGATTCTACGGAAAACGTACACACCGCCGACGGAACCGTCGTAATCCTCAACGCCATCGGCGTTCCGGGGATCGATGACGCGAACTATTCCGCGATGCGGGCGGAACTGCGGCGCTACGAGGAACCCCACGAGGACGTGGATCCCGGGGAAATCGATTGGCTCGACCCCGATCCCGGCGCGCGCCCGTTGCGGGCCATGTTCATCCCGGGCGAGCACGCGGTCAACGCCGCGGCCCTCCTTTCCCAGCTGCAGCGCGCTTTTCTGCGGGCCGGCGGCACGGTCATCGCCGAGCAGGCGGCCCGCGTGGTGCACGACGGCGGCCGCGCGACCGGGGTCGTCCTGGACTCGGGAACGGAGCTGTCCGCCGCGCACGTCGTGCTCGCCGCCGGCGCCCGGTCCCAGGACGTCCTCGACACCGTGCCGGAGATCGCCGCGCAGGTACCGCCGCTCGTGAGCGGCTACGGCCTGTCGGTGCTGCTGCGTCCCCCGGACAAGAGCGGCCCGCGCAGCGTCATCCGGACGCCCAACCGGGCCTTCGCCTGCGGGCTGCACGTCGTCCCGCGCGCCACCGGCGAGGTCTACGTCGGCGCCACCAACATCATCTCCGCGACCCCGGTCGACACCCCCGTCGTCCGGGACGTCCACTTCCTGCTCGACTGCGTCCACCGCCAGGTCCGCCGCGACCTCTACGGCGCCGACGTCCTCAAGATCCAGGTCGGCAACCGGCCGATCGCGCTCGACGGCTTCCCGCTGCTCGGCGAAGCGGGACTCGACGGGTTGTGGATGATGACCGGGACCTACCGCGACGGCCTGCACCTGTCCCCGCTGCTGGCCAAGGAAATGGCGAGGCGCCTCCTCGGTGACGCCCCCGAGCTGGACCTGGATGCCTTCCGCCCCTTGCGAAAGCCGATCCAGACCGCGACCCGCGAAGAGATCGTCGCGACGACGACCACGCACCTGCTGGCCACCGGCTACGAATGCGACTGGTACACCCCGACGTTCTGGCCGCAGCTGATCGAGAAAAACCTGCCGGCGTTGCTGACCAAGGTGGCCGAGGACATCCACCCGACCCGGACGCCGCCGCCCGAACTGCTGGACGAAGCCCGGACCGATCCGACGTTGCGCAAGCTGCTACAGGAGTACTACGCGGCCTGCGACTGA
- a CDS encoding MFS transporter, producing the protein MSLGVYRSVLATPHAAKFAAACFVARVPMAMRAIACLMLVSALTGSYALAGAVSGVLGGAESVGYLLTARQADRWGQRPVILVSTVVHVTALVALVATVSWGAPGWTYFTAAVVAGLATVPYGSFVRARWAVAAGSPDALQSAYALEAVLDELIYVVGPLVAVALATQVWRGAGVFGAAALVTAGGLALAAQRRTAPPPSPRGTAIGGRILRQGGMWVVAAVYFVVGTYASALEPAVIAFARAHGAPGFAGVLLALITVGSALAGAGYGARKWSWSRPRLLVAVTTLLCAGSVPLIFADSVAVLAGCILLAGIGLSPVLVTASALISSLVGRSALNTAFAAAGSAASVGTAVGTAVSGVLLDWSGVPATFGFATAVAGLGIVVSVAGRKALAVPAPDAEPEPAPAAG; encoded by the coding sequence GTGTCCCTCGGCGTTTACCGTTCCGTCCTCGCGACCCCGCACGCGGCCAAGTTCGCCGCCGCATGCTTCGTCGCCCGGGTGCCGATGGCCATGCGGGCCATCGCGTGCCTGATGCTGGTCTCCGCGCTCACCGGCTCGTACGCGCTGGCGGGCGCGGTGTCGGGGGTCCTCGGCGGCGCCGAGTCGGTCGGCTACCTGCTGACCGCCCGGCAGGCCGACCGGTGGGGCCAGCGGCCGGTCATCCTCGTGTCGACGGTGGTGCACGTGACGGCGCTCGTCGCGCTGGTGGCCACGGTCAGCTGGGGCGCGCCGGGGTGGACGTACTTCACCGCGGCCGTGGTCGCCGGTCTCGCGACCGTGCCCTACGGGTCGTTCGTCCGCGCCCGCTGGGCGGTGGCCGCCGGGTCACCCGACGCGCTGCAGTCGGCGTACGCGCTGGAAGCGGTGCTGGACGAACTCATCTACGTCGTCGGGCCGCTGGTGGCCGTGGCGCTGGCGACCCAGGTGTGGCGCGGCGCGGGCGTGTTCGGCGCCGCGGCGCTGGTGACGGCGGGCGGCCTGGCCCTCGCCGCCCAGCGGCGGACCGCGCCGCCGCCGAGTCCCCGCGGCACCGCGATCGGCGGCCGGATCCTGCGCCAGGGCGGGATGTGGGTGGTCGCCGCCGTGTACTTCGTCGTCGGCACGTACGCCAGCGCGCTGGAGCCCGCGGTGATCGCCTTCGCCAGGGCGCACGGCGCACCGGGTTTCGCCGGCGTGCTGCTGGCGCTGATCACCGTGGGCAGCGCGCTTGCCGGAGCCGGTTACGGGGCGCGCAAGTGGTCGTGGTCGCGGCCACGGCTGCTGGTCGCGGTGACGACGCTGCTGTGCGCGGGCTCGGTTCCGCTGATCTTCGCCGACAGCGTCGCCGTGCTGGCCGGGTGCATCCTCCTCGCGGGCATCGGCCTCTCCCCGGTGCTGGTCACGGCGAGCGCCCTGATCTCGTCGCTGGTCGGGCGCTCGGCGCTCAACACGGCGTTCGCCGCCGCCGGCAGCGCGGCGAGCGTGGGCACGGCGGTCGGCACGGCCGTGAGCGGCGTGCTGCTCGACTGGTCCGGGGTCCCCGCGACGTTCGGCTTCGCCACGGCCGTGGCCGGCCTCGGCATCGTCGTCAGCGTCGCCGGGCGGAAGGCCCTCGCCGTCCCGGCGCCCGACGCCGAGCCGGAACCCGCACCGGCCGCCGGCTAG